Genomic DNA from Candidatus Zixiibacteriota bacterium:
AGAAACCCGATTACCTGGGAGTCATCACCTCCAGCCTGAAAGATTATTTCAAAACCAATCTGAAAATAAGATTTGAAATTGATATTAACAAAGCCGCCGCGCCACCGCCGAAATCGGCGCCGCCGCCCGAAAAACTCGACACCGCCAAAATATTGGCCGAGGATGAGAGACTACGAAACCTGGTGCAGCGCTTCGATGGCGAGATAGTCGGCAAGAGAAAAGCAGAAGAGTGATTCAATAAGGAGTTAATAATATGGGTAAAGGTGGACTGGGCGACATGATGAAACAGTTCCAGAAGATGCAGGTCAGGATGGAGGAAATTCAGAAGGAACTGGAACAACTGACGGTGGAGGGTACCGCCGGCGGCGGGATGGTGAAAGTGGTCGCCAACGGCAAACAGGATATCATGGAGGTGAAAATCGACCCCGAGGTGGTTAATCCTGATGATATCGACATGCTGCAGGATTTGATTGTCGCCGCGGTCAACCAGGCCCGCCAAAAAGCCCAGGAACTGCAGGCGGATAAGATGTCGGAACTGACCGGCGGTCTGAACCTGCCGGGGATGAATCTTCCCTTTTAGAAAATTATGTTCAAATCA
This window encodes:
- a CDS encoding YbaB/EbfC family nucleoid-associated protein, which encodes MGKGGLGDMMKQFQKMQVRMEEIQKELEQLTVEGTAGGGMVKVVANGKQDIMEVKIDPEVVNPDDIDMLQDLIVAAVNQARQKAQELQADKMSELTGGLNLPGMNLPF